A genome region from Colwellia sp. Arc7-D includes the following:
- the lpxD gene encoding UDP-3-O-(3-hydroxymyristoyl)glucosamine N-acyltransferase: MSYVLADIAEKIGAVVQGDGQCKILSIATLASASSGQIAFLANSKYSEQLATTNASAVIVTPAEAKKCQSNALIMDNPYMGYALVAQLLDTTPKPANCIHPSAVIDDNAIIGDNVTIGANAVIEAGVSLCEGVSIGAGSFIGIGATIGANSTIWSNVSIYHGVVIGKQCAVHANTVIGSDGFGYANNKGIWVKIPQLGTVVIGDNVEIGASTTIDRGALGNTIIKDGVILDNQIQIAHNVVIGENTAMAACSVIAGSTEIGKNCVIAGLVGINGHINIADGCVFTGMTMVTKSLNAPGVYSSGMPCQPNKEWHKNNARIRKLESLTKRLSILEKSSKLTS, encoded by the coding sequence ATGAGTTACGTTCTTGCCGATATTGCAGAAAAAATAGGGGCTGTTGTTCAGGGAGATGGACAATGTAAAATATTAAGTATAGCTACCTTAGCCTCAGCCAGTTCCGGGCAAATCGCCTTTTTAGCTAATAGTAAATATAGTGAACAATTAGCAACAACTAATGCCAGTGCGGTTATTGTTACCCCAGCAGAAGCAAAAAAGTGTCAATCTAATGCCTTAATAATGGATAACCCTTATATGGGCTATGCTTTAGTGGCACAGTTACTTGATACAACACCTAAACCGGCAAACTGTATTCACCCTAGTGCTGTTATTGATGATAACGCTATTATCGGTGATAACGTGACGATCGGTGCTAATGCCGTTATTGAAGCCGGTGTTAGCCTTTGTGAAGGTGTTAGTATAGGTGCTGGTAGCTTTATCGGTATTGGTGCAACAATTGGTGCTAATTCTACTATTTGGTCTAACGTTAGTATTTATCATGGTGTGGTTATTGGTAAACAATGCGCAGTGCATGCAAATACAGTGATTGGTTCAGACGGTTTTGGTTATGCAAATAATAAAGGTATTTGGGTTAAAATACCGCAATTAGGCACAGTGGTCATTGGTGATAATGTAGAGATTGGTGCGAGTACCACAATAGATCGCGGCGCTTTAGGTAACACTATTATCAAAGATGGTGTTATTTTAGATAATCAAATACAGATTGCTCATAATGTTGTGATCGGTGAGAATACCGCTATGGCGGCTTGTAGTGTTATAGCAGGCAGCACTGAAATAGGTAAAAATTGTGTTATTGCTGGCCTTGTCGGTATCAATGGTCATATTAACATTGCTGACGGTTGTGTATTTACTGGCATGACAATGGTCACAAAGTCATTAAATGCGCCAGGTGTTTATTCATCGGGTATGCCATGCCAGCCAAATAAAGAGTGGCATAAAAATAACGCTAGAATACGTAAGCTAGAGTCTTTAACTAAGCGGTTAAGTATTTTAGAAAAATCTAGCAAGTTGACGTCATAG
- the ispC gene encoding 1-deoxy-D-xylulose-5-phosphate reductoisomerase — protein MQTLCILGSTGSIGKSTLDVVRLHPEKFDIVSLSAHSSVELMFDQCVEFKPSKVVMVSKQHAKVLISKLKAANLNDIDVTSGTLALENIAQDDATDTVMAAIVGASGLLPTLAAVKAGKKVLLANKEALVTSGAIFIEAVKQSGAQLLPIDSEHNAIFQCLPLNAQQQPGYCDLSHEGVSKVLLTGSGGPFRTWDLDDLEHVTPSQACAHPNWDMGRKISVDSATMMNKGLEFIEAKWLFNLQPDDIQVVLHPQSTIHSMVQYKDGSVIAQMGNPDMRTPIAHALSFPKRIESGVEPFDFFTAKSFEFQAVDLVKYPNLKLAIDACKSGQGACTALNAANEIAVDAFLNEKIKFTDIAKINETSVNKFVSEKVTSIEEVVALDKSVRVFAQSLITKSKH, from the coding sequence ATGCAAACATTGTGTATTTTAGGCTCTACTGGTTCAATCGGTAAAAGCACCTTGGATGTTGTACGTTTGCATCCCGAAAAATTTGATATTGTAAGTTTATCAGCACATTCAAGTGTTGAACTCATGTTTGATCAATGTGTAGAGTTTAAGCCCAGCAAAGTTGTTATGGTTTCTAAGCAACATGCAAAAGTGCTTATTAGTAAACTTAAAGCAGCAAACCTTAATGACATTGACGTAACATCAGGTACTTTAGCACTTGAAAATATAGCACAAGACGATGCAACAGATACTGTGATGGCAGCAATTGTAGGTGCTTCGGGTTTGTTACCCACGTTAGCTGCAGTTAAAGCCGGTAAGAAAGTGTTGTTAGCCAATAAAGAGGCTTTAGTGACTTCAGGTGCCATCTTTATTGAAGCCGTTAAGCAATCGGGTGCTCAGCTATTACCTATTGATAGTGAACATAACGCAATATTCCAGTGTTTACCCTTAAACGCTCAGCAACAACCGGGCTATTGTGATTTATCTCATGAAGGCGTTAGTAAAGTGTTACTCACTGGTTCAGGTGGGCCTTTTAGAACATGGGACCTTGATGACCTTGAGCATGTAACACCTTCGCAAGCTTGTGCGCACCCCAATTGGGATATGGGCCGTAAAATCTCAGTTGATTCCGCTACCATGATGAACAAAGGTTTAGAGTTTATTGAAGCTAAATGGCTGTTTAACCTTCAACCTGATGATATTCAAGTGGTATTACATCCTCAAAGTACTATTCATTCTATGGTGCAGTACAAAGATGGCTCGGTAATCGCTCAAATGGGTAACCCTGATATGCGTACACCTATTGCTCATGCTTTAAGTTTTCCAAAGAGAATTGAATCAGGTGTTGAACCTTTTGATTTTTTCACTGCCAAATCTTTTGAATTTCAGGCTGTAGATTTGGTAAAATATCCTAATTTAAAATTGGCGATTGACGCATGTAAAAGTGGTCAAGGGGCATGTACAGCCTTAAATGCCGCAAATGAAATAGCTGTTGATGCTTTTTTAAACGAAAAAATTAAATTTACTGATATTGCAAAAATAAATGAAACTTCTGTGAATAAATTTGTCTCAGAAAAGGTGACTTCAATTGAAGAAGTTGTTGCGCTTGATAAAAGTGTCAGAGTTTTTGCTCAATCATTAATAACTAAATCCAAGCATTAA
- the uppS gene encoding polyprenyl diphosphate synthase — protein MSKTDNQTNYLLAADVKIPQHIAIIMDGNGRWAQLIGKKRVAGHKAGVDSVKSAVASAAKYGVKAITLFAFSSENWQRPASEVSVLMDLFMFVLTREVKRLHKNEIKFKVIGDLSKFSSKLQKMIKQSEELTAQNTGMVLSVAANYGGRWDITHAAKQLAEQVSRQEISVDDITEASLNDHTSLSELPELDLLIRTGGDYRISNFLLWQAAYAELYFTDVLWPDFNEAELVKAITVFDQRERRFGQTGEQVNNKN, from the coding sequence GTGAGTAAAACAGATAACCAAACTAATTACCTCTTAGCAGCTGATGTAAAAATACCTCAGCATATCGCTATTATTATGGATGGTAATGGAAGATGGGCCCAGTTGATTGGTAAAAAACGTGTGGCGGGGCATAAAGCTGGCGTTGATTCAGTAAAATCAGCCGTTGCATCAGCAGCAAAATATGGTGTAAAAGCGATAACTCTATTTGCTTTTAGTAGTGAAAATTGGCAACGTCCTGCCAGTGAAGTTAGTGTTTTAATGGATTTGTTTATGTTTGTGCTGACTCGTGAAGTTAAGCGTTTACATAAAAATGAAATAAAATTTAAAGTTATTGGTGATTTGAGTAAATTTTCCAGTAAATTACAGAAAATGATTAAGCAATCTGAAGAGTTAACCGCTCAAAATACCGGTATGGTGTTATCTGTTGCTGCTAACTATGGTGGTCGCTGGGATATTACTCATGCAGCCAAACAACTGGCTGAACAGGTATCGCGTCAAGAAATATCGGTTGATGATATTACCGAAGCATCATTAAATGATCATACAAGTTTGTCTGAACTACCTGAGTTAGATTTACTCATTAGAACAGGCGGTGATTATCGCATTAGTAATTTTTTACTTTGGCAAGCCGCTTATGCCGAGTTATATTTTACCGATGTACTATGGCCTGACTTTAATGAAGCAGAGCTAGTTAAAGCAATTACTGTGTTTGACCAACGAGAACGACGTTTTGGTCAAACTGGTGAACAAGTAAATAATAAAAACTAA
- the fabZ gene encoding 3-hydroxyacyl-ACP dehydratase FabZ has translation MESQNNIIDVEEIKTLIPHRYPFLLVDRVLDYTPGKSIHAIKNVTVNEPAFMGHFPSYSIFPGVLILEALAQASGILGFKSVKDKSEGELFLFASIDKAKFKKPVHPGDTMHLHLEFIKERRGMWKFYAEARVDGKVVCSADLMCARRAL, from the coding sequence TTGGAATCGCAAAATAATATTATCGATGTTGAAGAGATAAAAACACTCATTCCACACCGTTACCCGTTTTTATTAGTTGACCGTGTGCTTGACTACACCCCCGGTAAGTCAATTCATGCGATAAAAAACGTTACAGTTAATGAACCCGCATTTATGGGACACTTTCCTAGTTATTCAATTTTCCCTGGTGTGTTGATCCTTGAAGCTTTAGCTCAAGCAAGTGGAATACTTGGCTTTAAATCTGTTAAAGATAAAAGTGAAGGTGAGTTATTTCTGTTTGCGTCAATTGATAAAGCAAAATTTAAAAAACCAGTTCACCCTGGTGACACCATGCATTTGCATCTAGAGTTTATAAAAGAGCGTCGTGGTATGTGGAAGTTTTATGCTGAAGCTAGAGTTGACGGCAAGGTAGTCTGTTCAGCAGACTTAATGTGCGCAAGAAGAGCATTGTAA
- the lpxA gene encoding acyl-ACP--UDP-N-acetylglucosamine O-acyltransferase — MVNSTSLIHPQAIIEDGAIIGKNVKIGPWTHIAGNVVIGDDCHISSHVVINGPTTIGKGNRIFQFASIGEDCQDLKYAGELTELVIGDNNTFRENCTVHRGTVQDKSLTKIGSNNLFMAYTHIAHDCMVGSNCILANGASLAGHVHVGDHAIIGGMAGVHQFCHIGPHCFVAANSLILKDVPPYIMASGQPAKPFGLNSEGLKRRGFDADVILQIKRAYKAIYRQGLTVDEAIAKINDTAHGLIELDVFTDFIKNSSRGIVR; from the coding sequence ATGGTGAATTCAACGTCATTGATCCATCCACAAGCCATTATTGAAGATGGCGCGATTATCGGTAAAAATGTAAAGATTGGCCCATGGACGCATATAGCTGGGAATGTGGTCATTGGAGACGATTGTCATATAAGCTCACATGTTGTAATTAACGGTCCAACAACTATCGGTAAAGGCAATCGCATATTTCAGTTCGCTTCAATAGGCGAAGACTGTCAAGATTTAAAATATGCGGGTGAATTAACCGAACTAGTGATCGGCGATAACAATACTTTTCGTGAAAACTGCACCGTGCACCGTGGTACGGTTCAAGATAAAAGTTTAACTAAAATTGGTAGCAATAATTTATTTATGGCTTATACCCATATTGCTCATGATTGCATGGTGGGGAGTAACTGTATTTTAGCTAATGGTGCCTCACTAGCCGGTCATGTTCATGTTGGCGATCATGCCATTATTGGCGGTATGGCTGGCGTACATCAATTTTGTCATATTGGTCCACATTGTTTTGTTGCAGCCAATTCACTTATTCTTAAAGATGTACCTCCTTACATTATGGCATCTGGCCAACCTGCAAAACCTTTTGGTTTAAATAGCGAAGGCTTAAAACGTCGAGGTTTTGATGCCGATGTTATATTGCAAATTAAACGTGCCTATAAAGCGATTTACCGTCAAGGTTTAACTGTTGATGAAGCGATAGCGAAAATTAACGATACTGCACATGGCTTGATTGAATTAGATGTATTCACTGATTTTATTAAAAACTCTAGTCGCGGCATTGTCCGATAG
- the rseP gene encoding sigma E protease regulator RseP has translation MIEFIWNLASFVVALGILITVHEYGHFWVARKNGVQVDRFSIGFGKAIWRKVDRHGTEFVIAMIPLGGYVKMLDSRVDEVSESQISRTFNAKSVYQRIAIIAAGPFANFGFAIVAFYLMFLIGVPSVKPIIGEVNVGSIAGVAELPEKGEIVAISGQKTVDWQDVNLALVSSIGDKEITFTVKQANRTTNQDFTLNTENWAFSPEKESPMTSLGFMPFRAKAQATLALVAKDSPAEKAGLKAGDKLLSIGDENIDGQWLKFSEKIKLYPEQNVDIRVLRDGETLTLNVFPEAKKVNNNVVGYLGVQPISEPYPTEYLFDQAYGPITALEQSAIKTWNLVVLSFDMIGKLITGDVSVKNLSGPISIAQGAGNSADYGFVYFLGFLALISINLGIINLLPLPVLDGGHLFYYFIELFTGKPVPEKIQEIGFKFGTIALLSLMSIAIFNDLSRL, from the coding sequence ATGATAGAGTTTATATGGAATCTTGCATCTTTTGTCGTTGCATTGGGTATTTTAATTACCGTTCATGAATATGGCCATTTTTGGGTTGCACGTAAAAATGGTGTGCAAGTAGATAGATTTTCTATTGGTTTTGGTAAAGCTATTTGGCGAAAAGTTGATCGCCATGGCACTGAGTTTGTCATTGCTATGATACCGTTGGGTGGCTACGTAAAAATGCTCGACAGTCGCGTTGATGAAGTTAGTGAGTCGCAAATAAGTCGAACATTTAATGCCAAGTCTGTTTATCAGCGAATTGCCATTATCGCCGCAGGACCATTTGCTAATTTTGGTTTTGCCATTGTAGCGTTTTACTTAATGTTTTTAATTGGTGTACCAAGTGTTAAGCCGATAATTGGCGAGGTTAATGTTGGTTCAATAGCTGGCGTAGCTGAACTGCCTGAAAAAGGTGAAATAGTTGCTATATCAGGACAGAAGACAGTGGATTGGCAAGATGTAAATCTAGCACTTGTCAGCTCGATAGGTGATAAAGAGATCACTTTTACCGTAAAACAGGCCAATAGAACTACAAACCAAGATTTTACATTAAATACTGAAAACTGGGCGTTTTCACCGGAAAAAGAATCGCCAATGACAAGTTTAGGTTTTATGCCTTTTCGCGCTAAGGCTCAAGCAACCTTAGCCTTAGTGGCAAAAGACAGTCCGGCAGAAAAAGCAGGATTAAAGGCGGGTGATAAATTATTGTCTATTGGTGATGAAAACATTGATGGTCAGTGGTTGAAGTTTTCAGAAAAAATTAAATTATACCCTGAGCAAAACGTTGATATCAGAGTATTACGTGATGGCGAGACATTAACGCTTAATGTTTTCCCAGAAGCTAAGAAGGTTAACAATAACGTTGTTGGGTATTTAGGCGTGCAGCCAATATCAGAGCCATATCCAACAGAATACTTATTTGACCAAGCTTATGGGCCCATTACGGCACTTGAGCAAAGTGCCATAAAAACATGGAATTTAGTGGTACTAAGTTTTGATATGATCGGTAAGCTAATTACCGGTGATGTGTCAGTTAAAAATTTAAGTGGGCCAATATCAATTGCACAAGGTGCTGGTAATAGTGCAGATTATGGGTTTGTGTACTTTTTAGGCTTTTTAGCCTTAATTAGCATCAACCTGGGCATTATTAACCTTTTACCATTACCCGTATTGGATGGAGGACACTTATTTTATTATTTTATCGAGCTTTTTACGGGGAAACCCGTGCCAGAAAAAATACAAGAAATAGGTTTTAAATTTGGTACTATAGCGCTACTAAGCTTAATGAGTATCGCCATATTTAACGATTTATCGCGACTATAA
- a CDS encoding OmpH family outer membrane protein, whose translation MKNLIKSIAIATAASGYILASSAMAADQKIGVVNFQEVMGKIPQTAAVMKSLEEEFKDEKAVLAQLEQDIKYLQEKRKRDGSLMSAKEIEELEGKIGVLFQDYQTKGKAFQQSTGARKNEETNKIIALVRQAIDNIAAKGDYDLVLEQSAVVYSKPKTAITEEVVKQVSKLK comes from the coding sequence TTGAAAAATTTGATTAAATCTATTGCAATCGCTACAGCAGCATCAGGATATATTTTAGCCAGTTCAGCAATGGCTGCAGACCAAAAAATTGGTGTAGTAAACTTCCAAGAAGTTATGGGTAAAATTCCACAAACTGCAGCAGTAATGAAAAGCTTAGAAGAAGAGTTTAAAGATGAAAAAGCTGTACTTGCCCAACTTGAGCAAGACATCAAATATCTTCAAGAAAAGCGTAAGCGCGATGGCTCTTTAATGAGTGCTAAAGAAATTGAAGAGTTAGAAGGCAAAATTGGTGTACTTTTTCAAGATTACCAAACTAAAGGCAAAGCTTTTCAGCAGAGCACTGGTGCTAGAAAAAATGAAGAAACTAACAAAATCATCGCATTGGTTCGTCAAGCAATTGATAACATTGCAGCCAAAGGCGATTATGATTTAGTACTTGAACAAAGTGCAGTTGTTTACTCTAAGCCAAAAACAGCGATCACAGAAGAAGTTGTTAAGCAAGTTAGCAAACTGAAATAA
- the lpxB gene encoding lipid-A-disaccharide synthase, protein MSVNSEDTLPVNKSLEPVLTFAIVVGEHSGDTLGAGLMQQLQLSYPNAKFIGIGGPKMLALGFESLFDMEELSVMGVFEVLGRLRRLLHIRKSLYEYFVANKPNVFIGIDAPDFNIALEAKLKVQAIKTVHYVSPSVWAWREKRVFKIAKATNMVLSLLPFEKAFYDKHQIPCTFVGHSLADDIPLVSDKHSAREALGIEDNAKVLALMPGSRGGELSRLVEPFLHTAQKLLSNNPEKAAELIFVVPMVSEKRAQQFHQLHQQIAPELSVQVIVGKTQQVMAASDCLLTASGTVTLEAALIKRPMVICYKFNPLTYYMFKGFVKLKWFSLPNLLANKGLVPELLQTNVTVENILPLVEERLFEDQSALNQAFTEIHLALKQNASEQAAKAVINLL, encoded by the coding sequence ATGTCAGTAAACTCAGAAGATACTTTGCCCGTGAATAAATCACTAGAGCCCGTGTTAACATTTGCTATAGTTGTTGGAGAGCATTCTGGTGACACCTTAGGTGCAGGATTAATGCAACAACTGCAGCTAAGCTACCCTAACGCCAAGTTTATCGGCATTGGTGGCCCTAAAATGTTAGCGCTAGGCTTTGAAAGCCTGTTTGATATGGAAGAGCTATCAGTCATGGGTGTGTTTGAAGTGCTTGGTAGATTGCGCCGATTACTCCATATTCGAAAATCATTGTATGAATATTTTGTAGCGAACAAACCCAATGTTTTTATTGGTATAGATGCTCCTGACTTTAATATTGCCCTTGAAGCAAAGCTTAAAGTACAGGCGATTAAGACAGTTCATTATGTTAGCCCTTCAGTTTGGGCTTGGCGAGAAAAGCGCGTATTCAAAATTGCTAAAGCGACTAACATGGTTTTGTCGTTATTGCCTTTTGAAAAAGCGTTTTATGATAAACACCAAATACCTTGCACCTTTGTAGGTCACTCACTTGCTGACGACATTCCTTTAGTTTCTGATAAACATAGTGCCAGAGAAGCTTTGGGCATAGAAGATAATGCCAAAGTTCTAGCGCTAATGCCGGGAAGCCGAGGTGGCGAACTGTCACGACTAGTTGAGCCATTTTTACATACTGCACAAAAGCTACTCAGCAATAATCCTGAAAAAGCCGCGGAGTTGATATTCGTGGTACCCATGGTAAGTGAAAAAAGAGCTCAGCAATTTCACCAATTACATCAACAAATAGCGCCAGAGCTTTCGGTACAAGTTATCGTCGGTAAAACTCAGCAAGTAATGGCTGCTAGCGATTGTTTATTAACTGCGTCGGGTACAGTAACCCTTGAAGCGGCCTTAATAAAACGTCCTATGGTGATTTGTTATAAGTTTAATCCGCTGACTTATTACATGTTCAAAGGCTTTGTAAAGTTGAAGTGGTTTTCATTACCGAATTTATTGGCTAATAAGGGCTTAGTGCCTGAACTTCTACAAACTAATGTTACGGTTGAAAATATATTACCATTAGTTGAAGAGCGACTGTTTGAAGATCAGTCAGCTTTGAATCAAGCTTTTACTGAAATTCATTTAGCACTTAAGCAAAATGCCAGTGAACAAGCTGCCAAAGCCGTAATCAACTTATTATAA
- the bamA gene encoding outer membrane protein assembly factor BamA, with the protein MIIKKLALAVLLGSLGATAHAADDFQVEDIQVKGLQRVALGAALTHIPFNVGDNLNEFRVSQSIKALYKSGHFSDVVVSRDANTVIYRVRERATISAITFDGNKDLKEEQLTESLDGSDIRVGETLDMTVISGIEVGLEDFYHSVGKYNADVKANVTHLPRNRVNIDFVFKEGDAAAIEQINIVGNEKFSDAQLLERIELTYDSPWWDFMAQDRYQKQTLQGDMETIQSYYLDRGYLQYKVDSTQVSMTPDKEAVYITLNVTEGEIYTVSEVDFIGDMAGFEKTIRAITPIKTDTLYNGALVTYSEELVSKFLGRYGYAYPKVVTIPEIDEENKTVKLVLSVDPGKRVYVNRINFKGNHVTAEHVLRREMRQMEGAWLSNNLVEGSKAWLQRLPYMETVEFETNQLPGEDDLVDIDFEVKEQPSGSFTAGIGYGSQTQLSLNAGVQQNNFLGTGNRLGFSINTSSYSKSANVSYTDPYFTVDGVSLGGNIFYQEFDAGNANLVEYNNKTYGVGLTLGFPINEYVRLSFGLGYKSNGITRLETYEQIQKFYELYSDPNDPDGGLSFESFDVNAAISRSTLNRGTFPTDGSQQSLSYKMTTPNSDVNYFKINLDTKWYFPLTRDQRWTVLAKFQLGYGNGYGSIDGNDQVLPFWENFRAGGSGTLRGFESNIVGPRAIYRRSTSIPGTPDAVGSAGGCCLGPDHDFIQTSRRSVGGNAIAIAGLELIVPTPFLDEGFSNSVRSSIFIDAGNVWDTEFNLDDYKDLNSVEFDKIADYSDVGRYRASAGLSVQWLSPMGPMIFSFAKTLKEEEGDDTEFFSFNIGQTF; encoded by the coding sequence ATGATTATTAAAAAACTTGCCCTGGCGGTATTATTAGGTAGTTTGGGAGCAACAGCACATGCTGCTGATGACTTTCAAGTGGAAGATATTCAAGTTAAAGGTTTGCAGCGTGTAGCGCTGGGAGCAGCATTAACCCATATTCCATTCAATGTTGGCGATAACTTAAATGAGTTTCGCGTTTCACAATCAATTAAAGCACTTTATAAGTCAGGTCACTTTAGTGACGTTGTCGTGTCAAGAGATGCCAACACCGTTATTTATCGTGTACGTGAACGAGCGACGATAAGTGCTATTACTTTTGATGGTAATAAAGACTTAAAAGAAGAGCAATTAACAGAAAGCCTTGATGGCAGTGATATCCGTGTTGGTGAAACACTTGATATGACCGTTATTTCGGGTATCGAAGTCGGTTTGGAAGATTTCTACCATAGCGTAGGTAAGTACAATGCCGACGTTAAAGCCAATGTGACTCATTTGCCGCGAAATCGTGTAAATATCGATTTTGTTTTCAAAGAAGGTGACGCTGCTGCGATAGAACAAATCAACATCGTAGGTAATGAAAAGTTTTCAGATGCTCAGCTATTAGAGCGCATAGAGTTAACATATGACTCGCCTTGGTGGGACTTTATGGCGCAAGATCGCTATCAAAAGCAAACCTTGCAAGGTGATATGGAAACCATACAAAGCTATTACCTTGACCGAGGTTACTTGCAATATAAAGTTGACTCTACTCAAGTTTCAATGACACCGGATAAAGAAGCGGTATATATCACCCTCAATGTGACTGAAGGCGAAATTTATACGGTTAGTGAAGTTGACTTTATAGGTGATATGGCTGGCTTTGAGAAAACTATTCGTGCGATTACGCCGATTAAAACCGACACATTATACAATGGTGCGTTAGTTACTTACTCTGAAGAATTAGTCAGTAAATTTTTAGGAAGATATGGTTACGCTTACCCTAAAGTTGTCACAATTCCAGAAATAGACGAAGAAAATAAAACCGTAAAATTAGTTTTATCAGTAGATCCAGGTAAACGGGTTTATGTTAACCGCATTAATTTTAAAGGCAATCATGTTACTGCTGAGCATGTTTTGCGAAGAGAAATGCGTCAAATGGAAGGTGCTTGGCTATCTAATAACTTAGTCGAAGGTTCAAAGGCTTGGTTACAGCGTTTACCTTACATGGAAACAGTTGAGTTTGAAACCAACCAACTTCCTGGTGAAGACGACCTTGTTGATATTGACTTTGAAGTTAAAGAGCAGCCTTCTGGCTCTTTTACCGCAGGTATTGGTTATGGTTCACAAACCCAGTTAAGTTTAAATGCAGGTGTACAGCAAAACAACTTTTTAGGTACAGGTAACCGCTTAGGTTTTAGCATAAACACTTCAAGCTACTCAAAAAGTGCTAATGTTTCATATACTGATCCCTACTTTACCGTTGACGGTGTGTCACTCGGCGGCAATATATTCTATCAAGAGTTTGATGCAGGTAACGCAAACCTTGTTGAATACAATAACAAAACTTATGGTGTAGGCCTTACATTAGGCTTCCCTATTAATGAATATGTTCGTTTAAGCTTTGGTTTAGGTTATAAAAGTAATGGTATTACGCGCTTAGAAACTTACGAACAAATTCAGAAGTTTTATGAATTATATTCAGATCCAAATGATCCAGATGGTGGCTTAAGCTTTGAAAGCTTTGATGTTAATGCGGCTATATCTCGTTCGACGTTGAACCGTGGTACTTTCCCTACGGACGGATCGCAGCAAAGTTTATCTTATAAGATGACTACGCCTAACTCGGATGTGAATTACTTTAAAATTAATTTAGATACTAAATGGTATTTCCCGTTAACACGTGATCAACGTTGGACTGTTTTAGCTAAATTTCAATTAGGTTATGGTAACGGTTACGGCTCTATTGATGGCAATGATCAAGTGCTTCCTTTCTGGGAAAACTTTAGAGCAGGTGGCTCAGGTACATTACGAGGTTTCGAATCTAATATTGTCGGACCACGTGCTATCTATCGTAGATCAACCTCAATTCCTGGTACGCCAGATGCTGTTGGATCTGCTGGTGGTTGTTGTTTAGGTCCTGATCATGACTTTATTCAAACGTCTAGACGTTCTGTTGGTGGTAATGCCATTGCAATTGCAGGTTTAGAGCTTATCGTACCAACGCCATTTTTAGATGAAGGTTTCAGTAACAGTGTTCGTTCAAGTATATTTATTGATGCGGGTAATGTTTGGGACACAGAATTTAATTTAGATGATTATAAAGATTTAAATAGCGTTGAATTTGATAAAATTGCTGACTACTCTGATGTGGGTCGATATCGAGCATCTGCAGGTTTGTCTGTTCAATGGTTGTCTCCAATGGGGCCAATGATTTTTAGTTTTGCTAAAACGTTGAAAGAAGAAGAAGGTGATGACACCGAGTTCTTCAGTTTTAATATCGGACAAACTTTTTAG
- a CDS encoding phosphatidate cytidylyltransferase yields MLKQRIITALILAPAAILAIFYLSLINFAAVMLVVMAIGAWEWGPLMGCASKRYRIAFVSVTSILIATLWYFLPLDGLWDAPKHLVEQANIVLWLAVAWWLLSAGLTFLYPRFSKFWSSHRSVRGLFGWLTLVPTWLAFMALRSSDYEIDAYHGAQLLMFLFLMVWSADVGAYFVGKSIGKHKLLPNVSPGKTLEGFLGGVIFACIMVVIAGYFIDWTMAQYRIVIPVTILITTISVLGDLNESMFKRQAGVKDSGTILPGHGGILDRIDSLTATAPIYALCYAYLGW; encoded by the coding sequence TTGTTAAAACAACGCATTATAACTGCATTAATCCTCGCGCCTGCTGCGATTTTGGCGATTTTTTACTTATCTCTCATTAACTTTGCAGCAGTCATGTTAGTCGTTATGGCGATAGGCGCTTGGGAGTGGGGTCCGCTCATGGGCTGTGCTAGCAAACGTTACCGTATTGCTTTCGTTAGTGTTACGAGTATTTTAATCGCTACGTTATGGTACTTCTTACCCTTAGATGGGTTATGGGATGCGCCTAAGCACTTAGTCGAACAAGCTAACATAGTGCTGTGGTTAGCCGTTGCATGGTGGTTACTGTCAGCAGGTTTAACATTTTTATATCCGCGATTTAGTAAGTTTTGGTCAAGTCATCGCTCAGTACGTGGACTTTTTGGCTGGTTAACTTTAGTGCCTACATGGCTTGCATTTATGGCATTAAGAAGTAGCGATTATGAAATTGATGCTTATCACGGTGCACAGTTATTAATGTTTCTATTTCTGATGGTTTGGAGTGCTGATGTTGGTGCCTATTTTGTTGGAAAATCTATTGGTAAACATAAGTTATTACCCAATGTAAGCCCAGGTAAAACACTTGAAGGCTTTTTAGGTGGGGTTATTTTTGCCTGTATCATGGTGGTAATTGCTGGTTATTTCATCGATTGGACAATGGCACAATATCGCATCGTTATTCCTGTAACTATTTTAATCACCACTATTTCTGTGTTGGGTGATTTAAATGAAAGTATGTTTAAACGTCAAGCAGGCGTTAAAGACAGTGGTACGATATTACCAGGGCACGGTGGTATTTTGGATCGTATTGATAGTTTAACGGCTACAGCACCAATTTATGCTTTATGTTACGCATATTTAGGTTGGTAA